From Methanomassiliicoccales archaeon LGM-RCC1, one genomic window encodes:
- a CDS encoding zinc ribbon domain-containing protein: MTEAARICWKCHREHEAGSKFCPYCGAGFATDDMHYQNDGRTVSREDDTAYLSSPPPKYKKSRKGVALALVLLAVVVALMVMVPSGQTPTGYDEDTIHRSELPLDGQYVLTNYHLDKHTYSISGVEYLSYTLNMTIKNEKVQNLRPDEIRFFIVVDGNSYDLRRVAAYGDPTYIGMGATFTTTYHISPLPVDFKDKEIALYHYEDRFKIYRDPEVSIDQNGLI, translated from the coding sequence ATGACCGAGGCAGCGAGGATCTGTTGGAAGTGTCACAGGGAGCACGAAGCAGGGTCAAAGTTCTGTCCCTACTGCGGTGCGGGATTCGCCACAGACGATATGCACTACCAGAACGATGGAAGAACGGTATCAAGAGAGGACGATACCGCATATCTCTCGTCGCCTCCCCCGAAGTACAAGAAGAGCCGCAAAGGGGTCGCATTAGCACTCGTTCTCCTTGCCGTGGTCGTAGCATTGATGGTCATGGTTCCTTCTGGTCAGACACCAACGGGATATGATGAGGACACCATCCATAGATCCGAGCTCCCGCTGGACGGTCAGTATGTCCTCACCAATTATCATCTGGACAAGCACACATATTCAATCAGCGGAGTCGAGTATTTATCCTATACATTGAACATGACCATCAAGAATGAGAAGGTGCAGAACCTCAGACCGGACGAGATTCGGTTCTTCATAGTGGTGGATGGTAATTCATACGATCTGCGTAGAGTAGCGGCCTATGGAGACCCTACATACATTGGGATGGGTGCGACATTCACCACAACCTATCACATCTCTCCGCTTCCCGTGGATTTCAAGGACAAGGAGATAGCCTTGTATCATTACGAGGACAGGTTCAAGATTTACCGCGATCCCGAGGTCAGCATAGATCAAAACGGTTTGATTTGA